A region of the Numenius arquata chromosome 2, bNumArq3.hap1.1, whole genome shotgun sequence genome:
CAGCAGGGGCCGAGGGCTGAGCCGCGCTGTCACTGAGGTGATGCGGCAGCGTCTGAGGACCCGCctcgggagcggggccgggctgtGGCACCGAGGGGGCCCGGCAGGCCCAGAGCCCCGCGCGCTGCCCGGCACCGCGAGCCATCCAACCGCCGCAATGGCTGTAACGACAGCTCGCGAGCGGACCTCGCGCACGGCCCGCGCCGGCGAAGGGCGTGGCCTGGGCGGGGCCGAGTGGTATCGGGCGCTGCCTGGCGCTGACCGGCAGTGCGGCGGCTCCTCTCGCCATGGCGGCCGGCGGCGACGGGGCCTGTGCGCCTGAGCGGCCCTACGAGCTGGTGGTGTTCGGGGCCTCGGGCTTCACCGGCCAGTTCGTGGTGGAGGAGGTGGCGCGCGCGGCGACCGGCGGGGAGCTGCGCGGCGGCCTGCGCTGGGCCGTGGCCGGGCGGAGCCGGGAGAAGCTGCGGGCGGTGCTGGAGCGGGCGGCCGAGAGGCTGGGTACGGGCCGCGGCCGGGGGGCGTGTGGCGCAGCGCACTGGTGCGGGGACGGGGTCTGCGCGGCCCCGTCCGTTGGGAGCCGCCCGCGGGCGGGACGGGGGGCGAAGCGGTGAGAGCCCCGCGATGCTGGGGCCgcgccggggaggcggcggcttggcctggggagagaaaggaggcgGCGGGCAGAGGTCGGTGACGGCGGTCTCCGGTGCGCAGGGAAAGCGGCGCTCGGGGCGGAGGTCGGCCTGCTGCTGTGCGATGTGAGCGACGCGACCTCGTTGGCCGCCATGGCGAGGCAGACCCGGCTGGTGCTCAACTGCGTGGGCCCGGTAAGTGCGGGGTTGCGGGCGGTGCTCCCGCGGCCTCCAGCGGGCGCGACTCCCGGCAGAGCCCGGGGCTGCCGCCGCTCCTGGGCTGCGTGCGGCTGGGCTCTCCGCTCCGCGGGCGGGAGAGCTGGGGCGGCCACCGGGAAACCGGCTGCTGGGCTGAGGGGTGTCAGGAGCCGTCTGGGTGAAATGCGGCTTTTTAGAAGAGAACCACAAGTGCCGCCGCGTGCTGTAATCGCCTGAAGGTTTCCCACCCTGATTATTGCTGCTGTAGTTCGCAGACAGTTCTTGCTGAAATGCAGCGgggtttgttttcagtctttcccAGGCAGCCGAAGAAACTGCTTGTGAAGTGGGGAGGAGTTTTGGGCTGGGCTGGAATGTTTGAGGTGGTGTTGGGGTgtaaaacagagctggaaagaagcccctcgacctgctggtttAGGTTCTTGGCCCCTTTAAGACTATCAGCTGTGCTATTTCCAGTGCATTCGGAGGGGATCAAAGTACGAGAGCTGGAAGTAAGGTCTGAAATTCAGAGCATTTAAGTAGAGAATATGCTGATAAAATGAGTGCAAAAAGCATAACTTGAGATTGGATCTATGAAATTGGCCTGGGTAATCTTCTCTTACGAGAGAAATATGGTGGAGTAAGCTGTGCAGCAAACTCCATTATGAGCATGAAGTTTGTTTCGCTGTGCCTtctctccaccccaccccccaagaaaCTACAAGTCCTATTACATTTTTGCCCCACTTGGCAAAATCAGTAGCCACTGAGTGTTACTTGTAGATGCATATGTTAGAAAAAGCACATTGGGTGAGTTGTGGTGTGCAGGGATTATTTTGTTATGTgtggtgttttttcctttgataGTATAGGTTCTTTGGAGAGCCTGTGGTGGAAGCTTGTGTTGAAAATGGTGCAAGCTGCATTGATATCAGTGGAGAACCCCAGGTATGTGGCCATAGAAAAATGCTACCTTATATCAAGGATCTGTTAAAGGAGTATCTGTTCAGTATGTTTCATGTTTCTGCTAGTGGTTTTGAACATGAAGGCAAATTCTGCCTCCTGATCTACAACTTCAAGGtgcattaatttttcttaaagtaCAGTAACGTGTTTTAGTTGTatagttttcttacttttacacaAAAGCCTCTCAGATTCTCTCTGGAAATCCCAAACTTCTGAATTCTGCTTCAAGTCTCAGTTGTGATTCTATGTAAGAATTTTGTTTGTGTAGATCACAGATCACATTTCTTTGCACTGCTATGATACTTAAAGATCCTTGTCAGAGGCTTGAAGTATGCCGGGTGCTATGATACAACAGTAAAATGCTGATGGCTAATCTTGGGTATGGCCAAATCTGGAGTTCTGCTTAAAATATTTGTTCCGTCTGTGTTTTAGTTTCTGGAAGGAATGTACCTGAAATATAAcgaaaaagctgcagaaaagggaGTGTATGTCATTGGAAGCTGTGGCTTTGACTCAATACCAGCGGATATGGGAGTACTGTACACCAGAGACAAGTTGAAAGGTGACTAAAATAAGTGTGACCTTatgctgaaaaacaaatgcaGGTGATGCTTTCATATAGTTTCCTTAAGCAGCAGTGCTTAAGTGGAGACTCTTTCAGTCTCTCTTTTTGCCTGCCTTTACAAGCTGACTGGTTTCAACCAACGCCGGTAGATAAAAAATTTAGAAGTAAATCTTACTCCTGTTAGATTGGAGAAAATTGGTCATTAGGTGGAGGAGGGATTTAAGGAGAGGTTGCTCACTGAGTGAACAGAAGCTTCAGTTGTCAGCAGCAGGCTGTTCAGCCAGCATGTGGACATCCCTGGGCAAACCTCAGAGCACTGCCTCTTGTGAGAATCTTGTAGGGAAGAGACAGTGGGCACAAGAAGGCTGAGGGAAAGGCACCACAAATTAGTGGTGATCAGATTTCATAAGTTTTCTACCACAAGTATTGAGAAGCTGTTACCTGAGTGTGTGAGACAATGCCATAGAGTGCCTCTTTCTTTAAGAGCAGCTACACCGTAACTGAAGAAGGATAAATACATTTGAGAAAAGATGTGAGAGTATTTAATTCTATGCAAATAGTACTTGGTCCTTAATCTCAAATGAGGATACTATTTTCGTCAGGCCTGACTTTCAGTTGGAAGGGCTGATAAGAGTATccaaatgttttgcttttatggACTGTTAAAACTGCTATTAAGTGGGATTGCTTACTGGATCTgactggagggagaggagaggcatgGAAATGAGTATCTGTTGTTCATGGGATTATACTTTGATGTCTGATACTTGTTTTGAATAAAGatgtcttttatctcttcctattTTGACTTTATGGTATTATCACCTGGCTATTCAGTTGCTTGCCCATACAAGTACAGTTTTACAGTGTCAGAAGGAACTGAGCAAAACAAAGCAGACTTTAGTAGCTAAGGTCTACCAAAATCTGTCAGTCCCTCTTGGTTTTCACAGCCTATgtcatcttttcttttgaaactggGAGGGAAAACTAAATATGGCTTTgaatatttgtttcctttttttttttattcattgatTATTTGCATCATCTTATTAACTAGATAAGACAAATGAAAAACTTAATTAGTAAAGATAGTATTAGTGACCCTTAGTGAAGTACTTCACATAAGAAATTTGATACTTGCTGACTAAAATAGCTATGGAACATAATCTTAGTTTATTTTACTTTGAGCTAAAGATGTGACTCTgccttttcaaataattttatcagtGGCCTGCTATTGGAGTCTGCCAGAGTGTACTCTGGCTTTGTGAACTAATGACTGCATATGCCAAGTAATGTTTTCTCCTCCCTTAAAGGTACCTTAACTGGTGTCGAAAGTTTCCTGACAGTGAAATCTGGGCCTGAGGTTAGTTGGTTTATACCTTCTTGGAAACTCAAGAGATATTTGTGATAACATTGCTGTAGCCCACTGGAATAACTGTCATTACCTTAATTCACACGAAAAAACAAGGTGGCAGTTCACTGATGATGAGTCAAAGAACTTTAGGAGCTAATAAAAGTATCCCAAGCAAACACCCTTTTGTAAGGCTCATTTGCATAGAGTATCTACCTAAAGTTTGTTGTGTTAAGCTGTTTGAAGAACTACATGGTTTTTGCGGAGATGTTGAAAAGATTCATATACAAGTAAGCTATAACAGATACACAGTGGATTGCTGTTggctgtttggggatttttttattttggggtgagGTGTGTTTCAGTATATTTTAATGCATGAAATCATAATACATATATGTAATAATGTGTAATATATGTAATAATTCTAAGGTTGTTATTCataataaataatacatgaaaaCTTGAGATACCATGAAACAGTAATTAATTCAGTATGTCACCAGGGAGCTTGTGTACATGATGGGACCTGGAAGTCAGCTGTTTATGGCCTTGCGGATCAAGACAACCTGAGGAAGCTTCGAAAAAAGATAGGATATGCCCCTGTTCCAGTAGTTGGTGCAAAACTTAAAAGAAGGTATAAGAAGTGCAAGATGTGAAATGTGCTGTTTTCTGGCAGTTCCAGTATTTATTATAAAGGTTAAGATACTCTTAAATAGTAAAAAGATGCATTTATGACTTTAGTATCATACAAACATGCAGATGCTTGTCTAGTAGAACTGAAGATAAGTTCAGTTTTACTGATTTGTTACTATTTTAATGAACGAGAATACGTCCCAGCATTTACTGGGTCTCAAAATCAACTTGTTCTAAGATACCCTTAGTGATGTGGCAAACTTTTGAGTTTCATTTCAGAAGTGATcagtagaagggaaaaaagaaatttgaagaaaatattattttgattatCAAATTCATTCTTGCTATAGCACATGGAATTTTGAGTTGAGCAGGGATAAATTTGGAATGGATTGCTTTCAGTGAAAAGAGATAATGTAAAAATCCTCAAGAAAAAGCCAGTATTGGTAGGGCTGTTACGATCAGTTTTTTCGGTTTGTGTGAACATTTGAAcgttttttctgactttttttttttttttttctatttgcagaGGACTTGTGTTTTACAATCGGGAATTCAAAGAGTACTCCATTCCATTCATGGGATCTGATGTTTCTGTTGTGAAACGGTCTCAGCGTTATTTGCACACAGAGTTGCAGGAAACGCCTGTAAGCTACTGTTACTTGTGTACTATGTCTTTATTACTGTTTTCAACAAATCTTTCGTTTATGTAATAACCGTTCTTAGTGCAGATCCGGGTTTCTGTAGTTTGATACATAGTAATGAACTGTGGTGTGCTTTTGCTTCTGTAAAGAAGGAGGCTTGTTCTGTTGGTCGCCTTTGGAAGCTGCTTGACAGGTCCAAGTTCTTCTGGGTTTCATACTACTTGATACTCTGCCTTATGAGCTTACT
Encoded here:
- the SCCPDH gene encoding saccharopine dehydrogenase-like oxidoreductase, yielding MAAGGDGACAPERPYELVVFGASGFTGQFVVEEVARAATGGELRGGLRWAVAGRSREKLRAVLERAAERLGKAALGAEVGLLLCDVSDATSLAAMARQTRLVLNCVGPYRFFGEPVVEACVENGASCIDISGEPQFLEGMYLKYNEKAAEKGVYVIGSCGFDSIPADMGVLYTRDKLKGTLTGVESFLTVKSGPEGACVHDGTWKSAVYGLADQDNLRKLRKKIGYAPVPVVGAKLKRRGLVFYNREFKEYSIPFMGSDVSVVKRSQRYLHTELQETPVQYGAYVNIGGLGSVIKLMFAGILFLLLVKFSFGRKLLIKYPEFFSAGRFTKKGPTQKQMDGTSFTMTFFGEGYSEGQDPQNGKPNVKICTEVKGPEPGYVATPIAMVQAAVSLLEDAACLPKRGGVYSPGAAFSKTKLIERLNKRGVEFSVISKPEV